A genomic region of Exiguobacterium sp. Helios contains the following coding sequences:
- the ychF gene encoding redox-regulated ATPase YchF produces MGLTAGIVGLPNVGKSTLFNAITQAGVEAANYPFATIDPNVGVVEVPDARLRKLTELVNPKKTIPTAFEFTDIAGIVKGASKGEGLGNKFLANIREVDAICQVVRCFIDENITHVSGKVSPIDDIETINLELILADLELVEKRIQRVQKQVKSRDKNAAGELEALEIVLALLEDEKPARLAELNEDQAAIVKHFQLLTMKPMLYVANVGEDEVADADSNENVRLVREFAAKEGAEVIIICARIEEEIAELEPEERQEFLVDLGIEESGLDQLIHAAYNTLGLATYFTAGEKEVRAWTFKKGMKAPQCAGVIHSDFERGFIRAEVVAYEDLAAAGNMATVKEQGRYRSEGKEYVFQDGDVVTFRFNV; encoded by the coding sequence GTGGGATTAACAGCCGGAATCGTTGGCTTACCAAACGTAGGAAAATCAACACTTTTTAACGCAATTACACAAGCAGGCGTCGAGGCGGCGAACTACCCGTTCGCAACCATCGATCCAAACGTCGGTGTCGTCGAGGTGCCTGATGCACGTCTTCGTAAATTGACAGAACTCGTCAATCCGAAGAAAACGATCCCAACCGCATTCGAATTCACGGATATCGCCGGAATCGTCAAAGGAGCTTCAAAAGGAGAAGGGCTGGGAAACAAATTCTTAGCCAACATTCGTGAAGTCGACGCCATCTGTCAGGTGGTCCGCTGTTTCATCGACGAGAACATTACACACGTTTCAGGAAAAGTCTCACCAATCGACGATATCGAAACAATCAATCTTGAATTGATCCTTGCCGATCTCGAATTGGTTGAAAAACGGATCCAGCGTGTCCAAAAACAAGTGAAGTCACGCGATAAAAATGCAGCGGGCGAACTGGAAGCACTTGAAATCGTCTTGGCGTTACTGGAAGACGAAAAACCGGCACGTCTTGCTGAGTTAAATGAAGATCAGGCAGCGATCGTCAAGCATTTCCAATTGTTGACGATGAAACCGATGCTTTATGTTGCAAACGTCGGTGAAGACGAAGTCGCAGACGCCGACAGCAATGAAAATGTGCGGTTAGTTCGTGAATTTGCAGCGAAAGAAGGCGCAGAAGTCATCATCATCTGTGCCCGGATCGAAGAAGAGATTGCTGAGCTTGAACCGGAAGAACGCCAAGAGTTCCTCGTTGACCTCGGAATCGAAGAATCCGGTCTGGATCAGTTGATTCACGCAGCGTACAACACGCTTGGTCTTGCGACGTACTTCACAGCCGGTGAAAAAGAAGTTCGTGCCTGGACGTTCAAAAAAGGCATGAAAGCACCACAATGTGCGGGTGTCATCCACTCGGACTTCGAACGCGGTTTCATCCGTGCGGAAGTTGTTGCTTACGAAGATTTAGCAGCTGCTGGAAACATGGCGACCGTGAAAGAACAAGGCCGTTACCGTTCTGAAGGGAAAGAATATGTCTTCCAAGACGGCGATGTCGTCACATTCCGCTTCAATGTTTAA
- the rpsR gene encoding 30S ribosomal protein S18: MARRPGGKRRRKVCYFTSNHITHIDYKDVELLKRFISERGKILPRRVTGTSAKYQRPLTIAIKRSRQMALIPYVAD; this comes from the coding sequence ATGGCACGTCGTCCAGGTGGAAAACGTCGTCGTAAAGTATGTTACTTCACGTCGAACCACATCACTCATATCGATTATAAAGACGTAGAACTTCTAAAACGTTTCATTTCGGAACGCGGTAAGATTCTTCCACGTCGTGTGACTGGTACTTCAGCGAAATACCAACGTCCACTTACAATCGCAATCAAACGTTCACGTCAAATGGCTTTAATTCCATACGTAGCTGACTGA
- the rplI gene encoding 50S ribosomal protein L9, with amino-acid sequence MKVIFLQDVKGQGKTGDVKDVADAYANNVLFKKKLARPATTGNLKQHEAHERKAAEEAKQALQDAQALKEKIEKETIIVSTKTGEGGRVFGSVTSKQIADELKQMGYKIDKRKIELEHPIKTLGVTKVPLKLHNEVTATLNVQVKEA; translated from the coding sequence ATGAAAGTTATTTTCTTACAAGATGTAAAAGGCCAAGGTAAAACAGGAGACGTCAAGGACGTCGCTGACGCATATGCAAATAACGTATTGTTCAAAAAGAAATTGGCACGTCCGGCTACAACGGGAAACCTGAAGCAGCATGAAGCACATGAGCGTAAAGCGGCAGAAGAAGCGAAACAAGCGTTACAAGATGCGCAAGCATTGAAAGAAAAGATTGAAAAAGAAACGATCATCGTTTCAACAAAAACAGGTGAAGGCGGTCGTGTCTTCGGTTCTGTCACAAGCAAACAGATTGCAGATGAGTTGAAACAGATGGGGTACAAGATCGATAAACGTAAAATCGAACTCGAGCACCCGATCAAGACACTCGGCGTGACGAAAGTACCACTGAAACTGCACAATGAAGTCACAGCAACGTTAAATGTCCAGGTTAAAGAAGCGTGA
- a CDS encoding single-stranded DNA-binding protein produces the protein MINRVVLVGRLTRDPEMRYTQSGIAVTRFTLACDRPFTGQDGKREADFIDCVVWRKQAENVAQYLKKGSLAGVEGRLQISSYDDKDGQRRYRAEVVADSVRFLESRNASRSSDSDSYSSNSNTGGNGNAAGWGSQQQQNNSSSPAPASSSSNSGFGADPFSGGSSIDLSDDDLPF, from the coding sequence ATGATTAACCGCGTCGTTTTAGTCGGTCGGTTAACTCGTGACCCTGAAATGCGTTATACGCAGAGCGGGATTGCGGTAACGCGATTCACACTCGCTTGTGACCGTCCGTTTACAGGACAAGATGGGAAGCGAGAAGCTGACTTCATCGATTGCGTCGTTTGGCGCAAGCAGGCAGAGAACGTTGCTCAGTATTTGAAAAAAGGGAGCCTCGCAGGAGTTGAGGGTCGCCTTCAGATTAGTAGCTATGACGATAAAGATGGTCAACGTCGTTATCGTGCAGAAGTCGTCGCGGATAGTGTTCGATTCCTAGAATCACGCAATGCAAGCCGTTCTTCCGATAGTGATAGCTACTCTTCAAATTCAAATACAGGTGGAAACGGAAATGCTGCAGGATGGGGTTCACAGCAACAGCAGAACAACTCTTCCTCGCCAGCACCCGCTTCATCTTCATCGAATTCGGGCTTCGGCGCTGATCCGTTCAGCGGCGGCAGTTCGATCGATCTTTCAGACGACGACCTTCCATTCTAA
- the dnaB gene encoding replicative DNA helicase, with product MSDVMQNTPPQSIEAEQAVLGAIMIDADRLISASERLLPQDFYRAAHQRIFETMLVLSDRGEAIDLVTVTAELSTLGILEEVGGLPYLGELAEGVPTAANINYYVNVVDQKSTLRRLIRTANEIVTDGYERQNEVDVLLNEAERKILEVSQGKGSASFIPISDVLTSAYATIDKLHKQSGETTGIPTGFRDLDKVTAGFQRNDLIIVAARPSVGKTAFALNISQNVATRADENVAIFSLEMGAEQLVMRMLCAEGNVDAQRLRTGQLEDEDWGKLSLAMSSLSQAGIYIDDTPGIRVNDIRAKCRRLKQEHGLGMIMIDYLQLIQGNGRSSDNRQQEVSEISRSLKSLARELEVPVIALSQLSRGVESRQDKRPMMSDIRESGAIEQDADIVAFLYRDDYYNKETEDANTIEIIIAKQRNGPTGTVKLAFRKEFNKFVDLEPNNSYAPPA from the coding sequence ATGAGTGATGTAATGCAAAATACGCCCCCCCAGAGCATTGAGGCGGAACAAGCCGTCCTTGGGGCGATCATGATCGATGCGGATCGACTGATCAGTGCGTCCGAACGATTATTGCCACAAGATTTTTATCGTGCGGCCCATCAACGGATTTTTGAAACGATGCTTGTGTTGTCGGATCGCGGAGAAGCCATCGATCTCGTAACCGTTACGGCGGAACTGAGTACGCTTGGCATCCTCGAGGAAGTCGGCGGTTTGCCGTACCTCGGTGAACTGGCGGAAGGGGTTCCGACTGCCGCAAACATCAATTATTACGTCAATGTCGTCGATCAAAAGTCGACCTTGCGCCGATTGATCCGGACCGCTAATGAAATCGTCACGGATGGTTATGAACGGCAAAATGAGGTCGACGTCCTGCTCAATGAAGCAGAACGGAAGATTCTCGAAGTATCACAAGGAAAAGGCAGTGCCAGCTTCATTCCGATCTCGGATGTTCTGACGAGTGCCTATGCGACGATTGATAAATTGCATAAACAGAGCGGTGAGACGACCGGGATTCCAACCGGCTTCCGTGATCTCGACAAAGTGACGGCCGGATTCCAGCGCAATGATTTAATCATCGTAGCCGCCCGTCCGTCTGTCGGGAAGACGGCTTTTGCCTTGAACATCTCGCAAAACGTCGCGACCCGTGCCGATGAGAATGTCGCCATCTTCAGTCTTGAGATGGGAGCGGAGCAGCTCGTCATGCGGATGCTCTGTGCAGAAGGCAATGTCGATGCCCAGCGTCTTCGGACCGGACAGCTTGAGGACGAGGACTGGGGCAAGTTATCGCTTGCGATGAGTAGTCTGTCACAAGCCGGCATCTACATCGACGATACACCGGGTATCCGTGTCAACGACATCCGGGCGAAATGCCGCCGTCTGAAGCAGGAACATGGTCTCGGGATGATCATGATTGATTACCTGCAGCTGATTCAAGGAAACGGCCGTTCAAGCGATAACCGGCAACAGGAAGTCTCTGAGATTTCCCGGTCCTTGAAGTCGCTCGCCCGTGAACTTGAAGTCCCCGTCATTGCGTTATCGCAGCTGTCACGGGGCGTTGAAAGCCGGCAGGATAAACGGCCGATGATGTCCGATATCCGGGAATCGGGAGCAATCGAGCAGGATGCGGATATCGTTGCCTTCTTATACCGCGACGATTACTACAATAAAGAAACGGAAGATGCGAACACGATCGAAATCATTATCGCGAAACAGCGGAATGGTCCGACCGGTACCGTCAAACTCGCTTTCCGGAAAGAATTTAATAAGTTCGTGGATCTCGAACCGAATAATTCCTATGCACCACCCGCCTAA
- a CDS encoding DHH family phosphoesterase codes for MGLGQQVSPEREQRFFRFVPYLLIVALLFVIAVDHPIIAAVGAVLTTALFVLHLLEERRGRKSWESYVAGISIQVEDTGQDALTNMPIGILLYDEEARVTWFNDPMREIFEDLAMGHVLTDLDPLFVEMIGVDEDQATLEIGESVYRVFSNSENRTFYLFDMTEEAQVEQQLVDNQTVIGVIYLDNYDEMTQGIEDQLRSELNSRVTQLLNHWAADHGTYIKRTASDRYFIVTTEENLRILERSKFTILDTVREETSQRGVQLTLSIGIGCGSDPIPALGLMAQSSLDLALGRGGDQVVIKRDGKVRFYGGKTNPTEKRTRVRARVIANSLRDLMQESSRVLIMGHRNPDMDSLGASIGILKLAEMNDKEAHIVLPEAEIGQGIRRMMNEISQEPKLETRFVNAFQADQLIDDQALLIIVDTHKPSLVVVPALLERFERMVVIDHHRRGEDFIEEPVLVYLEPYASSTSELVTELIEYQPTNQKLAMLEATALLAGIIVDTKGFTLRTGSRTFDAASYLRSQGADTVLVQEFLSQDLETYVEQSHILERTEVYAAGMAIATAEPGVIHDQVLIAQTADQLLSLQGIRAAFVIAELQDGRTAISARSLGEVNVQLIMETLGGGGHLTNAATQMTESVLTVATELRKAIDHYLEDETKGEETE; via the coding sequence ATGGGGTTAGGTCAGCAAGTATCACCTGAACGAGAACAGCGCTTTTTTCGCTTCGTTCCGTATCTATTAATCGTGGCTCTACTTTTTGTCATTGCCGTCGATCACCCAATCATCGCAGCGGTTGGAGCCGTCTTGACGACGGCACTGTTTGTCCTTCATCTTTTGGAGGAACGACGTGGTCGGAAGTCATGGGAAAGCTACGTCGCCGGTATATCGATCCAGGTCGAAGACACCGGTCAAGATGCTTTGACGAACATGCCAATTGGAATTTTACTTTATGATGAAGAAGCACGTGTTACCTGGTTCAATGATCCGATGCGTGAGATTTTTGAGGACCTTGCCATGGGACACGTTCTGACGGATCTTGATCCCTTATTCGTTGAAATGATTGGCGTCGATGAGGATCAGGCGACGCTTGAAATCGGCGAATCAGTTTACCGTGTCTTTTCAAACAGCGAAAACCGGACTTTCTATTTGTTCGATATGACAGAAGAAGCCCAGGTCGAACAGCAACTGGTCGATAATCAGACGGTCATCGGTGTCATTTATCTTGATAACTATGATGAGATGACACAAGGGATTGAAGATCAGCTTCGCAGTGAATTGAACAGCCGGGTCACCCAGTTGTTAAATCACTGGGCCGCGGATCACGGCACTTACATTAAACGGACCGCTTCCGACCGTTATTTCATTGTGACGACGGAAGAGAATTTACGGATTTTGGAACGATCGAAATTTACGATTCTTGATACCGTCCGGGAAGAAACGAGTCAACGTGGTGTTCAGCTGACATTGTCGATTGGTATCGGATGTGGCAGTGATCCGATTCCGGCACTCGGTTTGATGGCTCAATCGAGTCTCGATCTGGCCTTAGGCCGCGGCGGTGATCAGGTCGTCATCAAGCGGGACGGGAAAGTTCGTTTTTATGGCGGGAAAACCAATCCGACAGAAAAACGGACACGCGTCCGGGCACGCGTCATTGCCAACTCGTTGCGTGATTTGATGCAGGAGTCGAGCCGCGTCCTCATCATGGGGCACCGGAATCCGGATATGGATTCCCTGGGCGCCTCAATCGGGATTTTAAAACTCGCCGAGATGAACGATAAAGAAGCCCATATCGTTCTTCCGGAAGCTGAAATCGGACAAGGAATCCGGCGGATGATGAATGAAATCAGCCAGGAACCGAAACTCGAGACCCGTTTCGTGAATGCGTTCCAAGCAGATCAATTGATTGATGATCAGGCGCTCTTGATTATCGTCGATACCCACAAACCTTCCCTGGTTGTCGTACCGGCCTTGCTGGAGCGTTTTGAACGGATGGTCGTCATCGACCACCATCGACGGGGAGAAGACTTTATTGAAGAACCGGTTCTCGTTTATCTTGAACCGTATGCGTCATCGACATCAGAACTGGTCACAGAGCTGATCGAGTATCAGCCGACGAATCAGAAACTGGCAATGCTTGAAGCGACAGCCTTGCTTGCCGGAATCATCGTCGATACGAAAGGCTTTACGCTACGGACCGGTTCCCGGACGTTTGACGCCGCTTCCTATCTGCGTTCGCAAGGAGCGGATACGGTTTTGGTTCAGGAGTTCCTCAGTCAGGACCTTGAGACATACGTCGAACAATCGCATATCCTCGAGCGGACGGAAGTTTACGCCGCCGGGATGGCGATTGCGACGGCTGAGCCCGGCGTCATCCATGATCAGGTCCTGATCGCCCAAACGGCGGATCAGCTGCTATCGCTCCAAGGAATCCGCGCGGCGTTCGTCATCGCGGAATTGCAGGACGGCAGAACTGCCATCAGTGCCCGTTCACTCGGTGAAGTGAACGTCCAGCTGATTATGGAGACACTTGGCGGTGGCGGTCATTTAACCAATGCAGCGACACAGATGACCGAATCGGTTCTGACCGTCGCAACCGAATTAAGAAAAGCGATTGACCACTATTTAGAAGATGAGACAAAAGGAGAGGAAACAGAATGA
- a CDS encoding DUF951 domain-containing protein produces MMPKTYNLHDYVEMKKQHPCGTNRWQIIRVGMDIRIKCQGCGASILMPRRDFDKRLKKVLPE; encoded by the coding sequence ATGATGCCAAAAACGTACAATCTTCATGATTATGTCGAAATGAAAAAACAACATCCTTGCGGAACGAACCGTTGGCAAATCATTCGTGTCGGGATGGACATCCGCATTAAATGTCAAGGATGCGGAGCGAGTATCCTGATGCCGCGCCGCGACTTCGATAAGCGTTTGAAAAAAGTCTTACCTGAATGA
- the rpsF gene encoding 30S ribosomal protein S6: MRKYEVLYIIRPEVDEEARKALVERFNKVLTDNGGTVEKTTEMGKRRFAYEINDMREGFYVLLNVTAEPAATKELDRLMKISDDIVRLMITKDEK; the protein is encoded by the coding sequence ATGCGTAAATACGAAGTACTTTACATCATCCGTCCGGAAGTTGATGAGGAAGCACGAAAAGCTCTAGTTGAGCGTTTCAACAAAGTCCTCACTGACAACGGTGGTACAGTTGAAAAAACAACTGAAATGGGTAAACGTCGTTTTGCTTACGAAATCAATGATATGCGTGAAGGTTTCTACGTTCTTCTTAACGTGACTGCTGAACCAGCAGCTACAAAAGAACTTGACCGTCTCATGAAGATCAGTGACGATATCGTTCGCTTAATGATCACAAAAGACGAGAAATAA